The following nucleotide sequence is from Pseudomonas sp. RC10.
TGGCGACCTGCTGGTGGGCGATCAGGACCTGGCCGAGTACGAGCAAATCGACGTATTGCACGGCGCCAACGGCCTGATGAGCGGCAGCGGCAACCCGTCAGCGACGGTCAACTTCGTGCGCAAGCGTCCGACGAAAGACGTGCAGGCGAAGATCAGCACCAGCGTCGGCGCCTGGGACAACCGCCGTCTGGACGTGGACGTGTCCGGTCCGCTGACCGACAGCGGCAACGTGCGCGGCCGCTTCATTTACGCCCACGACAAGGGCAACTCCTACCTCGACCGCTACAGCCACGAAATCAACGTCGCGGCTGGTCTGATGGACTTCGACCTGACCGACGCCGACACCCTGACCGTCGGTTTCTCCCAGCACAACAGCGATTCGAACGGCAGCAGTTGGGGCAACCTGCCGCTGTCGGATTCGGACGGCAACCCGATCCATTACGGCAGCCGGAGTTCCAACGTCGGCCAGCCGTGGACCTACTGGAACGTGCACACCCAGCGCACTTTCGCCGAGCTGAAACATGACTTCGGCAATGGCTGGAACAGCAAGCTGTCCGTCACCGGCATCCGCCAGTATCAGGACACCGACATGTTCTACATCGCCAGCGTCACGGGCGACGACGCGTCGGCTTATGCGACCCACATCACCAGCAAGACCGATCAGGTGATCGGCGAGGCGCAGCTGTCCGGTCCTTTCACCCTGTTTGGCCGCGACCATGACCTGACCGTCGGCGCCAATTACGGCCGCACGCATTTGAAGGCCAACGAGCATGACATCGACGCCAACGGCTATTACGACGTGCCGTTCTCCAGCGCGCTGGCCGGCACGCTCACCCGTCCATCACTGGAGTACACCTTCGACACCAACAACCAGAATTTCCGGGACACCCAGAAGAGCCTCTACGCCGGTACGCGCTTCAGCCTGATGGATGACCTGCACTGGATCGTCGGTGCGCGGATGCTCAGCGCCGATGGCAGCGGTCTGGATTACGGCGCTGACCATTACACCCGCGAGCACGGCAAGGTCACGCCGTATTCCGGTCTGGTGTACGACCTCAACGATCAGTGGAGCGTGTACGGCAGCTGGACCAAGAT
It contains:
- a CDS encoding TonB-dependent siderophore receptor — encoded protein: MPLTHAADEITLPSTQIQSNGVAQADEQSQGYQGKTATSTTRLGLSDKETPQAVTTVTRDQIDDFRMNSVKSALRSAPSVTVEQIETDRTEFTSRGFNINTFEYDGMGMPFTGDLLVGDQDLAEYEQIDVLHGANGLMSGSGNPSATVNFVRKRPTKDVQAKISTSVGAWDNRRLDVDVSGPLTDSGNVRGRFIYAHDKGNSYLDRYSHEINVAAGLMDFDLTDADTLTVGFSQHNSDSNGSSWGNLPLSDSDGNPIHYGSRSSNVGQPWTYWNVHTQRTFAELKHDFGNGWNSKLSVTGIRQYQDTDMFYIASVTGDDASAYATHITSKTDQVIGEAQLSGPFTLFGRDHDLTVGANYGRTHLKANEHDIDANGYYDVPFSSALAGTLTRPSLEYTFDTNNQNFRDTQKSLYAGTRFSLMDDLHWIVGARMLSADGSGLDYGADHYTREHGKVTPYSGLVYDLNDQWSVYGSWTKIYAPQYKVSSDGSMLDPLEGTSKEIGIKGSLDSGLNLTAALFKTKQENVAGNGQYQGSRFVYDPMDYKSHGVELQASGEAMPGLEVLGGYTYVRIDDDNDDRARKFVPTHSFRGMATYRLPGLPKAKVGTRVSWQSAVQSDTNSDVRQNAYALVDLMSSYDIDEHWSTSVNLNNVTDRKYLMSLYDSATSANYGAPRNVTASVTWTY